In one window of Syngnathus scovelli strain Florida chromosome 20, RoL_Ssco_1.2, whole genome shotgun sequence DNA:
- the LOC125990198 gene encoding echinoderm microtubule-associated protein-like 1 isoform X1 codes for MDGVSGSRGGLRRTERVCSRQERKRRNTAKVAEEGPAGPQRFPRDYSSSTSSGSHDGRSSAASNLDVADRLTYLEQRMQMQEDEIQLLKMTLADVLKRLNISEEHQAANATALGRRTSGTKGRPVSLGLPPRAPMGSSGVANLRKSSTLPSGATCRNYSPTPPHCGVKSPAGSVKDSPCKTSKTRPSSSASSCASIQEGISRSKEELVSLGMRRVTHSKVTMQIYLSPLARKTGSSETTATSAPAVPAAGGSGGPGGTQHAKSDARRSSSSMLNLQKTSTNVTSQQNTQHDANSHKSPIKSSRQYFQICY; via the exons ATGGACGGAGTGAGTGGATCCAGAGGAGGATTGAGGAGGACAGAGAGAGTGTGCTCTCGCCAGGAGAGGAAGAGAAGGAATACGGCCAAGGTGGCGGAGGAAGGCCCGGCGGGCCCGCAGAGGTTCCCTCGCGATTATTCATCGTCGACGTCCAGCGGCTCACATG ATGGTCGCAGCTCAGCGGCTAGCAACTTGGATGTGGCCGACCGGCTCACCTACCTGGAGCAGAGGATGCAGATGCAGGAGGATGAGATCCAGTTACTGAAGATGACCCTAGCTGACGTTCTCAAGAGGCTCAACATCTCAGAGGAGCACCAAGCCGCCAATGCTACCGCATTGGGCAGGAGGACATCAGGCACTAAAG GGAGGCCTGTCTCATTGGGTCTACCCCCAAGAGCACCCATGGGGTCCTCAGGTGTTGCCAACTTGAGGAAGAGCTCCACGCTACCATCTGGAGCTACCTGCAGGAACTACAGCCCAACACCCCCTCACTG TGGTGTCAAGAGCCCGGCAGGGAGTGTGAAGGACAGTCCATGTAAGACATCCAAAACGCGTCCGTCCTCATCGGCATCGTCCTGTGCAAGCATACAAGAAGG GATCAGCAGATCCAAGGAGGAACTTGTGAGCTTAG GCATGAGGCGAGTGACGCACAGCAAAG TGACTATGCAGATCTATCTGAGCCCCCTCGCAAGAAAGACTGGGTCTTCTGAGACCACTGCAACATCTGCCCCCGCGGTGCCAGCAGCCGGGGGCAGTGGTGGGCCAGGGGGGACCCAGCATGCCAAATCCGACGCAAGGAGGAGTTCGTCGTCTATGTTGAACCTTCAGAAGACTTCTACCAATGTCACCAGTCAGCAGAACACACAACATGATGCTAACAGCCACAAAAGCCCCATCAAGTCCTCCAGACAGTACTTTCAGATTTGTTACTGA
- the LOC125990197 gene encoding neuropeptide Y receptor type 2-like, which translates to MDAANEALWLSAPESYANCCWASMGTVPVENQAAYPGLEDSTHLPSIRAALIMAYGIIITLGVVGNTLVIHVVFRFRRLRTVTNFFIANLALADLLVASLCLPFTLAYTLRGEWAFGQALCFALPCAQGAAVHVSTITLNVIAVDRLRSVARRPDGAPRMSRRACASVVAITWVVSVLFASPLAIFREYATFHLTPGKSIQVCAEKWPEGSGSAPDSLAMLLLQYGLPLAVNTGAYACIWSKLNASRLSRAHRRRRKTTKMLVTVVAVFGVSWLPLHAFQLAVDMDGRVVYMDDFKLLFSAFHVVAMCSTFVNPILYGWMNSNYRSAFLDVCTCYRPFNIHKKMNKMAPAPAYKF; encoded by the exons ATGGACGCGGCAAATGAGGCACTGTGGCTGTCGGCACCCGAGTCCTACGCGAACTGCTGTTGGGCCAGCATGGGAACGGTGCCCGTTGAGAACCAGGCGGCCTATCCGGGCCTGGAGGACAGCACCCACCTGCCCTCCATCCGTGCGGCGCTCATCATGGCGTACGGCATCATCATCACCCTGGGCGTGGTGGGCAACACCTTAGTGATCCACGTGGTGTTTCGTTTCCGCCGCCTGCGAACCGTCACCAATTTCTTCATCGCCAATCTGGCTCTGGCCGACCTCCTGGTGGCATCGCTCTGCTTACCGTTCACGTTGGCGTACACCCTCCGTGGCGAGTGGGCGTTCGGCCAGGCGCTGTGCTTCGCCCTGCCGTGCGCGCAGGGCGCCGCCGTGCACGTGTCCACCATCACGCTGAACGTTATTGCGGTGGACCGCCTCCGCAGCGTGGCACGTCGCCCGGATGGCGCGCCGCGGATGTCCCGACGGGCGTGCGCCTCTGTAGTGGCAATCACCTGGGTGGTCAGCGTGCTCTTCGCCAGCCCGCTGGCCATCTTCAGAGAGTACGCCACCTTCCACTTGACGCCCGGCAAGTCCATCCAGGTGTGTGCCGAGAAGTGGCCCGAGGGGAGCGGCAGCGCCCCCGACAGCCTGGCCATGTTGTTGCTGCAGTACGGCCTGCCGTTGGCTGTCAACACAGGAGCCTACGCGTGCATCTGGAGCAAG CTGAACGCCAGCCGCCTGTCGCGcgcccaccgccgccgccgtaaGACCACCAAGATGCTGGTGACGGTAGTGGCCGTCTTTGGCGTCAGCTGGCTGCCGCTGCACGCCTTCCAGCTTGCCGTGGACATGGACGGCCGTGTGGTCTACATGGACGACTTCAAGCTGCTCTTCAGCGCCTTCCACGTGGTGGCCATGTGCTCCACCTTCGTCAACCCCATTCTCTATGGCTGGATGAACAGCAACTACAGGAGTGCCTTCCTTGACGTCTGCACGTGCTACAGGCCCTTTAACATCCACAAAAAGATGAACAAAATGGCCCCTGCCCCAGCTTACAAGTTTTAA
- the LOC125990118 gene encoding bromo adjacent homology domain-containing 1 protein isoform X2 has product MTHTKQKGSRWDHRPLQPHGSTMGRDQAERTLRFGRTKKIGEVIRREKNDKVMKDKRAKAEDKKWDRKLYPLRGRLGEGMRCRVLLTRLEESISKKAEERSLKSKKGKLGEAKLASKVKSSAHVLQPRKRRLASLNAEAVNTLLLERATDLQPAAKVAKKHQEEPINRGGSPDERAPPKASRGTVSRLSSSHKFDQIPKKVKTARTTKVDGNRALSLEILDVPTPRRLAGLNAAALLKLTSSSAASKQRVRTASTTTTMSTCKTPAQIQTLKQPPKVKHKERSQKLKEAPVKASPMHCCCAACKEKAGFEPKVEWESSTHALPKPGYQSRSMLGYSLKNVKEEQLETELSPCYCCPPEGSMEYCHRLAFFLGHPESGDRGAMGSGGTLVKRECLVTTPSLTHSHPALALSPHPCVCYYVHIAPHTATSGTLTPRPLNFAPPALCSNRTMGSKPLPRPRVTHTPGLPHPSCCNSVTSPCYGDAYGMSGYACRAMSPVTSRGCSFDAGCTGCSHGIKTETYSSPQGDHNPSILVPPSLPLSNCPLSSVPTSTQTANPHLPSRARLKASANHPSGASDRDQNAEPRSPQQKRIGRRRATNGWRPVGDPTEKEVFIAGEDEMALRQCYEGVERDGEVIRIRDTVLLRSGPRKKSLPYVAKISALWEDPKSGELMMSLFWYYRPEHTQGGRDPSTHCENEIFASRHQDENSVACIEDRCYVLPLAQYCRYCALMKRRSEGALPGDGGSSVVPCCLDFTPPSHRCVPTDVDPELVYLCRHVYDFRYGRILKNLQ; this is encoded by the exons ATGACCCACACCAAGCAGAAAGGTTCCCGCTGGGACCACCGCCCTCTGCAGCCACACGGCAGCACCATGGGCAGGGACCAGGCCGAGCGCACCCTCCGCTTCGGCCGGACTAAGAAGATCGGCGAGGTCATCCGACGAGAGAAAAATGACAAGGTGATGAAGGACAAGAGGGCCAAAGCAGAGGACAAGAAGTGGGACAGGAAATTGTATCCTCTGCGAGGGAGGCTGGGAGAGGGCATGAGGTGTCGTGTCCTCCTCACAAGGTTGGAGGAAAGCATCAGTAAGAAAGCTGAAGAGCGATCTCTCAAGTCCAAGAAAGGGAAGCTTGGCGAGGCCAAGTTGGCATCTAAGGTCAAATCAAGCGCTCACGTCTTACAACCCCGCAAGCGACGACTGGCCTCCCTAAATGCTGAGGCTGTCAACACACTTCTTCTGGAAAGAGCCACTGACCTCCAACCGGCAGCCAAGGTGGCCAAAAAACATCAGGAGGAGCCCATCAACAGAGGAGGTTCCCCAGATGAAAGGGCACCTCCAAAAGCCTCTCGAGGAACTGTCTCTAGACTGTCATCATCTCACAAATTTGACCAAATCCCCAAGAAGGTCAAGACAGCCAGGACCACCAAAGTAGACGGGaatcgggccttgagtttggaaATTCTGGACGTGCCGACACCGCGGCGACTGGCTGGACTCAATGCGGCCGCTCTACTGAAGTTGACCAGCTCGTCTGCTGCGTCTAAACAGCGAGTCAGAACCGCATCTACCACAACTACCATGTCAACCTGCAAGACTCCTGCCCAGATCCAGACCCTAAAACAGCCCCCCAAAGTGAAACACAAAGAGCGCTCTCAGAAGCTTAAAGAGGCTCCCGTCAAAGCTTCCCCCATGCACTGTTGCTGCGCAGCCTGCAAGGAGAAAGCCGGGTTTGAGCCCAAAGTGGAGTGGGAGTCTagcacccacgctctacccaagcCGGGCTACCAGTCCCGCAGCATGTTGGGCTACTCCCTCAAGAACGTGAAGGAAGAACAGCTGGAAACTGAGCTAAGCCCCTGCTACTGTTGTCCCCCTGAGGGTTCGATGGAGTACTGCCACCGGTTGGCCTTCTTCTTGGGCCACCCTGAGTCGGGCGACCGAGGTGCCATGGGCTCGGGCGGCACGCTTGTCAAACGCGAGTGCCTGGTGACCACGCCGTCCCTGACGCACTCCCACCCGGCACTCGCTCTCAGCCCCCACCCCTGCGTATGTTACTACGTCCACATCGCCCCCCACACTGCAACGTCGGGCACGCTCACCCCACGGCCTCTGAACTTTGCGCCACCTGCCTTGTGCTCCAACCGGACGATGGGTTCCAAGCCGCTGCCGCGTCCCCGCGTCACCCACACCCCTGGCTTGCCTCACCCGTCCTGCTGCAACTCTGTGACGTCACCATGTTACGGCGACGCCTACGGGATGAGCGGCTACGCATGCAGAGCCATGTCCCCTGTCACCAGCAGGGGGTGCTCTTTTGACGCGGGGTGCACCGGATGCTCACATGGCATCAAAACAG AAACTTACTCCTCTCCTCAAGGTGACCACAACCCCTCCATTCTGGTGCCGCCATCTTTGCCTCTCTCCAACTGCCCTTTATCCAGCGTGCCCACTTCCACCCAGACTGCTAACCCCCACCTGCCATCCCGGGCCCGGCTAAAAGCGTCCGCCAACCACCCGTCCGGTGCCTCCGACAGAGATCAAAATGCCGAGCCGAGATCCCCACAACAAAAGCGAATCGGTCGCAGACGAGCCACCAACGGATGGCGGCCTGTGGGGGACCCCACAGAGAAGGAGGTCTTCATTGCG GGGGAGGACGAGATGGCGCTCAGGCAGTGCTACGAGGGCGTGGAGAGGGACGGTGAGGTGATCCGTATCCGAGACACGGTGCTGCTGCGCTCGGGCCCCAGGAAGAAATCTCTCCCTTACGTGGCCAAGATATCCGCCCTGTGGGAGGATCCCAAAAGCG GGGAGCTGATGATGAGTCTTTTCTGGTACTACCGACCGGAGCACACGCAGGGGGGGCGAGACCCCAGCACACACTGTGAG AACGAGATCTTTGCCTCTCGACATCAGGACGAGAACAGCGTAGCTTGCATTGAAGACAGATGCTACGTCCTCCCACTAGCCCAGTACTGTAG ATATTGTGCCTTGATGAAGCGTCGTTCCGAAGGCGCCCTCCCCGGCGACGGCGGCAGTAGCGTGGTGCCCTGCTGCCTGGATTTTACACCGCCCTCCCACCGCTGTGTGCCCACAGACGTGGACCCCGAGCTGGTCTACCTCTGCCGACACGTCTACGACTTCCGCTACGGACGCATACTCAAGAATCTGCAGTAG
- the LOC125990198 gene encoding echinoderm microtubule-associated protein-like 1 isoform X2 translates to MAAGTNEGDLELVDPGLGMEEGPGALLKTGSLKDSYHSDSLLAPDADSLTDGRSSAASNLDVADRLTYLEQRMQMQEDEIQLLKMTLADVLKRLNISEEHQAANATALGRRTSGTKGRPVSLGLPPRAPMGSSGVANLRKSSTLPSGATCRNYSPTPPHCGVKSPAGSVKDSPCKTSKTRPSSSASSCASIQEGISRSKEELVSLGMRRVTHSKVTMQIYLSPLARKTGSSETTATSAPAVPAAGGSGGPGGTQHAKSDARRSSSSMLNLQKTSTNVTSQQNTQHDANSHKSPIKSSRQYFQICY, encoded by the exons ATGGCCGCGGGCACGAACGAGGGGGACTTGGAATTGGTGGACCCTGGTTTGGGAATGGAAGAGGGCCCTGGGGCCCTCCTCAAGACGGGCTCGCTGAAAGACAGCTACCACAGCGACTCTCTCCTAGCGCCTGACGCCGACTCCTTGACAG ATGGTCGCAGCTCAGCGGCTAGCAACTTGGATGTGGCCGACCGGCTCACCTACCTGGAGCAGAGGATGCAGATGCAGGAGGATGAGATCCAGTTACTGAAGATGACCCTAGCTGACGTTCTCAAGAGGCTCAACATCTCAGAGGAGCACCAAGCCGCCAATGCTACCGCATTGGGCAGGAGGACATCAGGCACTAAAG GGAGGCCTGTCTCATTGGGTCTACCCCCAAGAGCACCCATGGGGTCCTCAGGTGTTGCCAACTTGAGGAAGAGCTCCACGCTACCATCTGGAGCTACCTGCAGGAACTACAGCCCAACACCCCCTCACTG TGGTGTCAAGAGCCCGGCAGGGAGTGTGAAGGACAGTCCATGTAAGACATCCAAAACGCGTCCGTCCTCATCGGCATCGTCCTGTGCAAGCATACAAGAAGG GATCAGCAGATCCAAGGAGGAACTTGTGAGCTTAG GCATGAGGCGAGTGACGCACAGCAAAG TGACTATGCAGATCTATCTGAGCCCCCTCGCAAGAAAGACTGGGTCTTCTGAGACCACTGCAACATCTGCCCCCGCGGTGCCAGCAGCCGGGGGCAGTGGTGGGCCAGGGGGGACCCAGCATGCCAAATCCGACGCAAGGAGGAGTTCGTCGTCTATGTTGAACCTTCAGAAGACTTCTACCAATGTCACCAGTCAGCAGAACACACAACATGATGCTAACAGCCACAAAAGCCCCATCAAGTCCTCCAGACAGTACTTTCAGATTTGTTACTGA
- the LOC125990118 gene encoding bromo adjacent homology domain-containing 1 protein isoform X1: MRKCDRIGSGREESREGVPFILPLSAHPHPKHTSTLLLTSPPSPSPYLEPFHMGHLQKHVMTHTKQKGSRWDHRPLQPHGSTMGRDQAERTLRFGRTKKIGEVIRREKNDKVMKDKRAKAEDKKWDRKLYPLRGRLGEGMRCRVLLTRLEESISKKAEERSLKSKKGKLGEAKLASKVKSSAHVLQPRKRRLASLNAEAVNTLLLERATDLQPAAKVAKKHQEEPINRGGSPDERAPPKASRGTVSRLSSSHKFDQIPKKVKTARTTKVDGNRALSLEILDVPTPRRLAGLNAAALLKLTSSSAASKQRVRTASTTTTMSTCKTPAQIQTLKQPPKVKHKERSQKLKEAPVKASPMHCCCAACKEKAGFEPKVEWESSTHALPKPGYQSRSMLGYSLKNVKEEQLETELSPCYCCPPEGSMEYCHRLAFFLGHPESGDRGAMGSGGTLVKRECLVTTPSLTHSHPALALSPHPCVCYYVHIAPHTATSGTLTPRPLNFAPPALCSNRTMGSKPLPRPRVTHTPGLPHPSCCNSVTSPCYGDAYGMSGYACRAMSPVTSRGCSFDAGCTGCSHGIKTETYSSPQGDHNPSILVPPSLPLSNCPLSSVPTSTQTANPHLPSRARLKASANHPSGASDRDQNAEPRSPQQKRIGRRRATNGWRPVGDPTEKEVFIAGEDEMALRQCYEGVERDGEVIRIRDTVLLRSGPRKKSLPYVAKISALWEDPKSGELMMSLFWYYRPEHTQGGRDPSTHCENEIFASRHQDENSVACIEDRCYVLPLAQYCRYCALMKRRSEGALPGDGGSSVVPCCLDFTPPSHRCVPTDVDPELVYLCRHVYDFRYGRILKNLQ, encoded by the exons atgagaaaatgcgatcggaTCGGATCGGGGAGGGAGGAAAGCAGGGAGGGGGTGCCTTTTATTTTGCCTCTGTCCGCGCACCCCCACCCCAAACACACAAGTACACTTCTTCTTACCTCACCTCCCTCCCCCAGCCCATATTTAGAGCCTTTTCACATGG GCCACCTCCAGAAGCATGTGATGACCCACACCAAGCAGAAAGGTTCCCGCTGGGACCACCGCCCTCTGCAGCCACACGGCAGCACCATGGGCAGGGACCAGGCCGAGCGCACCCTCCGCTTCGGCCGGACTAAGAAGATCGGCGAGGTCATCCGACGAGAGAAAAATGACAAGGTGATGAAGGACAAGAGGGCCAAAGCAGAGGACAAGAAGTGGGACAGGAAATTGTATCCTCTGCGAGGGAGGCTGGGAGAGGGCATGAGGTGTCGTGTCCTCCTCACAAGGTTGGAGGAAAGCATCAGTAAGAAAGCTGAAGAGCGATCTCTCAAGTCCAAGAAAGGGAAGCTTGGCGAGGCCAAGTTGGCATCTAAGGTCAAATCAAGCGCTCACGTCTTACAACCCCGCAAGCGACGACTGGCCTCCCTAAATGCTGAGGCTGTCAACACACTTCTTCTGGAAAGAGCCACTGACCTCCAACCGGCAGCCAAGGTGGCCAAAAAACATCAGGAGGAGCCCATCAACAGAGGAGGTTCCCCAGATGAAAGGGCACCTCCAAAAGCCTCTCGAGGAACTGTCTCTAGACTGTCATCATCTCACAAATTTGACCAAATCCCCAAGAAGGTCAAGACAGCCAGGACCACCAAAGTAGACGGGaatcgggccttgagtttggaaATTCTGGACGTGCCGACACCGCGGCGACTGGCTGGACTCAATGCGGCCGCTCTACTGAAGTTGACCAGCTCGTCTGCTGCGTCTAAACAGCGAGTCAGAACCGCATCTACCACAACTACCATGTCAACCTGCAAGACTCCTGCCCAGATCCAGACCCTAAAACAGCCCCCCAAAGTGAAACACAAAGAGCGCTCTCAGAAGCTTAAAGAGGCTCCCGTCAAAGCTTCCCCCATGCACTGTTGCTGCGCAGCCTGCAAGGAGAAAGCCGGGTTTGAGCCCAAAGTGGAGTGGGAGTCTagcacccacgctctacccaagcCGGGCTACCAGTCCCGCAGCATGTTGGGCTACTCCCTCAAGAACGTGAAGGAAGAACAGCTGGAAACTGAGCTAAGCCCCTGCTACTGTTGTCCCCCTGAGGGTTCGATGGAGTACTGCCACCGGTTGGCCTTCTTCTTGGGCCACCCTGAGTCGGGCGACCGAGGTGCCATGGGCTCGGGCGGCACGCTTGTCAAACGCGAGTGCCTGGTGACCACGCCGTCCCTGACGCACTCCCACCCGGCACTCGCTCTCAGCCCCCACCCCTGCGTATGTTACTACGTCCACATCGCCCCCCACACTGCAACGTCGGGCACGCTCACCCCACGGCCTCTGAACTTTGCGCCACCTGCCTTGTGCTCCAACCGGACGATGGGTTCCAAGCCGCTGCCGCGTCCCCGCGTCACCCACACCCCTGGCTTGCCTCACCCGTCCTGCTGCAACTCTGTGACGTCACCATGTTACGGCGACGCCTACGGGATGAGCGGCTACGCATGCAGAGCCATGTCCCCTGTCACCAGCAGGGGGTGCTCTTTTGACGCGGGGTGCACCGGATGCTCACATGGCATCAAAACAG AAACTTACTCCTCTCCTCAAGGTGACCACAACCCCTCCATTCTGGTGCCGCCATCTTTGCCTCTCTCCAACTGCCCTTTATCCAGCGTGCCCACTTCCACCCAGACTGCTAACCCCCACCTGCCATCCCGGGCCCGGCTAAAAGCGTCCGCCAACCACCCGTCCGGTGCCTCCGACAGAGATCAAAATGCCGAGCCGAGATCCCCACAACAAAAGCGAATCGGTCGCAGACGAGCCACCAACGGATGGCGGCCTGTGGGGGACCCCACAGAGAAGGAGGTCTTCATTGCG GGGGAGGACGAGATGGCGCTCAGGCAGTGCTACGAGGGCGTGGAGAGGGACGGTGAGGTGATCCGTATCCGAGACACGGTGCTGCTGCGCTCGGGCCCCAGGAAGAAATCTCTCCCTTACGTGGCCAAGATATCCGCCCTGTGGGAGGATCCCAAAAGCG GGGAGCTGATGATGAGTCTTTTCTGGTACTACCGACCGGAGCACACGCAGGGGGGGCGAGACCCCAGCACACACTGTGAG AACGAGATCTTTGCCTCTCGACATCAGGACGAGAACAGCGTAGCTTGCATTGAAGACAGATGCTACGTCCTCCCACTAGCCCAGTACTGTAG ATATTGTGCCTTGATGAAGCGTCGTTCCGAAGGCGCCCTCCCCGGCGACGGCGGCAGTAGCGTGGTGCCCTGCTGCCTGGATTTTACACCGCCCTCCCACCGCTGTGTGCCCACAGACGTGGACCCCGAGCTGGTCTACCTCTGCCGACACGTCTACGACTTCCGCTACGGACGCATACTCAAGAATCTGCAGTAG